From the Gallaecimonas kandeliae genome, one window contains:
- a CDS encoding glycosyltransferase family 9 protein, with protein MKKLKSYLRQFDKARRSKDDALEALLLKLLARCSQSSQQPLEPAEVKKVLILRSNKRIGNMLFLIPFVRQVQRNYPGAQVDLLLHQPWQASLFEGLGLNHIYSSRLSLRRLWSLVPLLRDLRKQRYDLLLMPYSSATDTCLAAFIHGRNKAARQHGQRHIVFPQSVSVPPQGLHAALASLPLLGALGCDVAAPDHHLALSAGEQLAGTANARQLRCPKAQVQLAFFRGARGSKQIADAQWQALLAEVERQLPLPVQWVEILSPDIPAPLLDKGSHFQCRDFRQLGATLAAMDGFICADTGPLHLADAAGARCFGLFNETDPAIFGCLGTNCHNLWFQGDDDWPRLAGLIAEELARQPRQEALPASA; from the coding sequence CTGCTGCTCAAACTGCTGGCCCGCTGTTCCCAGTCCAGCCAGCAACCCCTCGAGCCGGCCGAGGTCAAGAAGGTGCTGATACTGCGCAGCAACAAGCGCATCGGCAACATGCTGTTCCTGATCCCCTTCGTACGCCAAGTCCAGCGCAACTACCCCGGCGCCCAGGTAGACCTGCTGCTCCACCAACCCTGGCAGGCCAGCCTCTTCGAGGGCCTGGGGCTGAACCACATCTACAGCTCCAGGCTGTCCCTGCGCCGCCTCTGGTCGCTGGTGCCTCTGCTGCGGGATCTGCGCAAACAGCGCTACGACCTGCTGCTGATGCCCTACAGCTCCGCCACCGACACCTGCCTGGCCGCCTTTATCCATGGCCGCAACAAGGCCGCCCGCCAGCATGGCCAGCGCCATATCGTCTTCCCCCAGTCCGTCTCAGTGCCGCCCCAGGGCCTGCATGCCGCCCTGGCGTCCCTGCCGCTGCTGGGGGCCCTGGGCTGTGACGTCGCCGCTCCTGATCACCACTTGGCCTTGTCTGCTGGGGAGCAGCTGGCCGGCACCGCCAACGCCAGGCAGTTGCGCTGCCCCAAGGCCCAGGTCCAGTTGGCCTTCTTCCGAGGCGCCCGCGGCAGCAAGCAGATAGCAGATGCACAGTGGCAGGCCCTGCTGGCCGAGGTGGAGCGGCAGCTGCCCTTGCCGGTGCAATGGGTGGAGATCCTGAGCCCCGACATCCCGGCGCCGCTGCTGGACAAGGGCAGCCACTTCCAATGCCGCGATTTTCGCCAGCTGGGCGCCACCCTGGCGGCCATGGACGGCTTCATCTGCGCCGACACCGGCCCCCTGCACCTGGCGGACGCCGCCGGGGCCCGCTGCTTTGGCCTCTTCAACGAGACGGATCCGGCCATCTTCGGCTGCCTGGGGACAAACTGCCATAACCTCTGGTTCCAGGGCGACGACGACTGGCCGAGGCTGGCCGGCCTTATCGCCGAGGAGCTGGCCCGCCAGCCGCGGCAAGAGGCGCTGCCGGCCAGCGCCTGA
- a CDS encoding PLP-dependent cysteine synthase family protein — MPRPWVSEAIHKIEADFQRSADTHLLKLDSPAFPGIQLYLKDESSHPTGSLKHRLARSLFLYGLCNGWITEGKTIIEASSGSTAVSEAYFARLLGLPFIAVIPKGTSREKIAKLAFYGGRCHLVDCPADINAESHRLAAETGGHFVDQFTHAERATDWRGNNNIAETLFNQMAHEPHPEPHWLVMSAGTGGTSATLGRHIRYARMDSRLLVVDPENSAFFDYYQSRDPGVRTKGSRIEGIGRPHLEPSFMPDVIDEMLRVPDEASLAAMLLLEELLGRKVGGSSGTNFYGALVKMKAMADAGQEGSIATLICDQGERYLNTYYDPDWRQAQGLDVAPWLERLRLFWQSGQGL, encoded by the coding sequence ATGCCAAGACCCTGGGTCAGCGAGGCCATCCACAAGATAGAGGCCGACTTCCAGCGCAGCGCCGACACCCACCTGCTGAAGCTGGACAGCCCGGCCTTCCCCGGCATCCAGCTCTACCTCAAGGACGAGTCCAGCCACCCCACCGGCAGCCTCAAGCACCGCCTGGCCCGCTCCCTCTTCCTCTACGGCCTCTGCAACGGCTGGATAACGGAGGGCAAGACCATCATCGAAGCCTCCAGCGGCTCCACCGCCGTCTCCGAGGCCTACTTCGCCCGGCTGCTGGGCCTGCCCTTTATCGCCGTCATCCCCAAGGGCACCTCAAGAGAGAAGATCGCCAAGCTCGCGTTCTACGGCGGCCGCTGCCACCTGGTGGATTGCCCGGCCGACATCAACGCCGAGTCCCACCGCCTGGCGGCCGAGACCGGCGGCCATTTCGTGGACCAGTTCACCCATGCCGAGCGGGCCACCGACTGGCGGGGCAACAACAACATCGCCGAGACCCTCTTCAATCAGATGGCCCACGAGCCCCATCCCGAGCCCCACTGGCTGGTGATGAGCGCCGGCACCGGCGGCACCTCGGCCACCCTGGGCCGCCATATCCGCTACGCCCGCATGGACAGCCGCCTGCTGGTGGTGGACCCGGAAAACTCCGCCTTCTTCGACTACTACCAGAGCCGGGACCCAGGGGTGCGCACCAAAGGCTCGCGCATCGAAGGCATAGGCCGGCCCCACCTGGAGCCGAGCTTCATGCCCGACGTCATCGACGAGATGCTCAGGGTGCCGGACGAGGCCAGCCTGGCCGCCATGCTGCTGCTCGAAGAGCTGCTGGGCCGCAAGGTGGGGGGCAGCTCGGGCACCAATTTCTACGGCGCCCTGGTGAAGATGAAGGCCATGGCCGATGCCGGCCAGGAAGGCTCCATCGCCACCCTCATCTGCGACCAGGGGGAGCGTTACCTCAACACCTACTACGACCCGGATTGGCGCCAGGCCCAGGGCCTGGACGTCGCCCCCTGGCTGGAGCGGCTGCGCCTGTTCTGGCAAAGCGGCCAGGGGCTCTAG
- a CDS encoding TetR/AcrR family transcriptional regulator: MNAIPPSQDVKTQILDTAQRIMGQKGFSAVGLNEILSAAGVPKGSFYHYFGSKEAFGVALLDRYFCDYLKALGTLLDDDSKPAAQRLMAYWQHWLDTQASGDPESKCLAVKLGAEVSDLSEAMRTVLDKGTSAIVARLAGSLAAGFADGSIPQGGDAQVLAASLYQLWLGASMLAKVSHSREPMLAALATTRRLLGQD; the protein is encoded by the coding sequence ATGAACGCCATACCCCCCAGCCAAGACGTCAAGACCCAGATCCTCGATACCGCCCAGCGGATCATGGGCCAGAAGGGCTTTTCCGCCGTCGGCCTCAACGAGATCCTCTCCGCCGCCGGCGTCCCCAAGGGCTCCTTCTACCACTACTTCGGCTCCAAGGAGGCCTTCGGCGTCGCCCTGCTTGACCGCTACTTCTGCGACTACCTCAAGGCCCTGGGCACCCTGCTGGACGACGACAGCAAGCCGGCCGCCCAGCGGCTGATGGCCTACTGGCAGCACTGGCTGGACACCCAGGCCAGTGGCGACCCGGAGAGCAAATGCCTGGCCGTGAAACTGGGGGCCGAGGTCAGCGATCTTTCCGAGGCCATGCGCACCGTGCTGGACAAGGGCACCAGCGCCATAGTGGCGCGCCTGGCCGGCAGCCTGGCAGCGGGCTTTGCCGACGGCTCCATCCCCCAGGGCGGCGATGCCCAGGTACTGGCCGCCTCCCTCTACCAGCTGTGGCTGGGGGCCAGCATGCTGGCCAAGGTCAGCCACAGCCGCGAGCCCATGCTGGCGGCCCTGGCCACCACCAGGCGCCTCTTGGGCCAAGACTGA